A stretch of DNA from Cellulomonas fengjieae:
GCCGTAGATGAGCACGTTGAGCAGCAGGCCGCCGTAGCCGAGCTCCGCGACGTCGACGAAGCCGTACGGGTAGTCGCTGCCCGGGCTCAGCAGCCCGCGGACCGTGGTGAACGCGCAGTACGCCACGGGGTACAGCAGCCACCAGGCGGCGTTGCGGATGCGCAGGCGGCGGTGGGGGACCATCAGCACGAAGTGCACGAACGCGGCGATGGGCGTGAGCCGGTGCACGATCTGGTCCCGGGTCAGGCCGAGCGCGACGATCTCCTCACCCGGGGGCGCCGGGTCGAGGATCAGGTAGGAGACCAGCCCGGTGATGAGGATGAAGAGCGTCACCGCGCCGAACAGCCAGGGCGCCGGCCCCGCGCGTCGGGTGAGCACTGCGACGCCACCCCAGAGCATGACCGCCGCGAGCAGCAGGTTCGACTGGTTGGTGAAGTAGACGTAGTCCTCGAGGTCGAACGTCAGCCCCGTGCTGGGTGCCCAGAACAGGGCAAGCAGGCCGATCCCCGCCAGCGCGAGGCGGTAGATCCCGGCGACGACTCCCATGGTGTTCCTCCTGGTCCGACCCGACGGCTCGCCGGGCGTCGAGAACCTAGCCGAGACCTGCGACGTCGCGCGTCGGCGCGCCGCAGGTGGACGCCCAGGCCGTCGCCGCGCGCGTGTCCGACCCAGCCGCTCCTGGTGCCCGTGGGGCTGCTGTGGCGTCTGCATCGCCCCATGCGGCCCAGGGGGAACTCCAGCACCAGGAGCGGCTGCCTCGGACACGGGAGGGGGTCGACGAGGGGCCACAGCCGGCGGAGGGCGGCCGGACGACGGCGGATTGACAGCGCCGGGCGGGTCAGCGTGTACTGAGACTCTTCGAACAGATGTTCGATGAGGTCTCGAGAGCACCCTCTCATCGGCCGGTCGAGAGGAGGTCCGCATGTCCGTCGGCGCCATGTCCCGGGAGGACCGGGTCGCGCTCGCCCGGGCTGCCCTCGCACGCGCCGAGCAGCGCACCGGCGCGCGCAGCGTGCTTCCGCTCGGCGGCCTCGCCGCGACAGCTCCCCGGACCTCCGGCATCACCGCCGAACCGGTTGTGCGCGAGATGGCCGCCGCAGCCGAGCCGATCGTGCACGAGCCTGCCGCCGCCCGCCCCGGGTTGTCGTCAGCAGGGCCGGCTCCGTCGCTCGTCGCGCTGGTCCCGGACCTGCCGACCGGTCCACCGGAGCAGCCGACCGCCGGGATCATCACCACCGAGCGCCCCCCGATGGCGGTCCCGCCGCCGCTGGCCCCGATCCTGCCCGAGGGCCTGCGCCGCGGCGGGACCACGGTGGTCACCGGGTCGACGTCACTGGTCCTGGCGATGCTCGCGCACGCGTGCGCCGGCGGGGCGTGGGCGGCTGTCGTCGGTCAGCCCACCATGGGTCTGCTCGCGGCCGCCCAGGCGGGGGTGTCGCTCGAGCGGCTGGCGGTGGTGCCGCGGCCGGGCCTGGACGCACCGACCGTGGTGGCCGCGCTGCTCGACGGGGTGGACGTCGTGGTCGTCGGGCCGGTGGCCCTGACCGACGCGGACCGCAGGAAGCTGTCCGCGCGCGCCCGGGACCGGGGGTCGGTCCTGCTGTCGACCGTGGACTGGCCCGGGGCGGGTGTGGTGCTCACGGTCGAGTCGGGCCGGTGGACCGGGGTCGACGCGGGCGAGGGGCGGCTGCGCACGCACGAGCTCCGCCTGGTCCGCACCGGCCGAGGCAGCGCCGCCGTGCCGCGCTCGCTCGACCTGACCCTGCCGCTCGGTTCCGCCGCACCGGTCCACGAGGTCGCCACCCCGGTCGCTGGACTGAGGCTCGTCGGATGAGCACCCGCACGACCGTCCTGTGGGTGCCTGACTGGCCGGTGGTCGCCGCGGCGACCGCCGAGGGGACGCCGCCGCACGTGCCCACCGCGGTGCACGACGGCCGGCAGCTCACCGCGGTGTCCGCCCTCGCGCGGGCGGAGGGGGTGCGTCGGGGGATGCGTCGTCGCCAGGCCCAGGGTGTCTGCCCCGAGCTGGTGCTGCTGCCCGCGGACGACGCCCGGGACGTCCGGCTGTTCGAGCCGGTCGCG
This window harbors:
- a CDS encoding Pr6Pr family membrane protein gives rise to the protein MGVVAGIYRLALAGIGLLALFWAPSTGLTFDLEDYVYFTNQSNLLLAAVMLWGGVAVLTRRAGPAPWLFGAVTLFILITGLVSYLILDPAPPGEEIVALGLTRDQIVHRLTPIAAFVHFVLMVPHRRLRIRNAAWWLLYPVAYCAFTTVRGLLSPGSDYPYGFVDVAELGYGGLLLNVLIYGVGFFVLGLVLVGIDRLLPAHALVGRRDPEPTPRASLVPAP